Proteins from a genomic interval of Kiloniellales bacterium:
- a CDS encoding NADH:flavin oxidoreductase: MTRQDPLLEPFTLKGLTIRNRIMSTSHAPAYVKDGHPRERYQLYHEEKAKGGIGLTMFGGSTNVAPDSPSVFGQIYAADDSVIPHFQALADRVHKHGAAIMCQITHMGRRTTWNDGEWLPVIAPSRVREPAHRGFPKEMDQYDIDRTVAAYAATARRVKEGGLDGVELLAHGHLLEQFWSRRVNKRSDGYGGSLENRMRFSLEVLEAVRREVGPDFVVGIRMGSESDLEDDLTLEENLDIAEKMEQSGLVDFLNINRGQIESDQTLAHMMPGMSDPLGVHLHVLKHFRGRVKLPLFHACRIIDLASARHAVEAGLLDMVGMTRAHIADPHIVSKLMRGEEERIRPCVGAGYCLDRIYAGGEALCIHNAATGREATMPHVVPRSDKPGKKAVVVGGGPGGLEAARVLAERGHEVVLFEAAKALGGQVNLAAKASWRGDMVGIVQWLEHELEHLGVTVHTNRYAEEVDIIAERPDIVIMATGGLPDPVLDEQADLVLSVVDVLSGSVTLSGSVMVYDDNGQHPGPSCAEFLAERGCQVELVTPDRMAAAEMGTLSFPIFLEHLYQHGATLTPDRRLAGVERQDNRLKVTLRNEFTGAEETRLVDHLVVEHGTIPMDEVFHGLKEQATNHGHTDQAALLDGRPQPEGDNPGGLFRLFRVGDAVASRNVHAAIYDSLRLCKDL, encoded by the coding sequence ATGACCAGGCAGGACCCGCTCCTGGAGCCCTTCACGCTGAAGGGCCTGACCATCCGCAACCGCATCATGAGCACCAGCCACGCGCCCGCCTACGTGAAGGACGGGCACCCGCGCGAGCGCTATCAGCTCTATCACGAGGAGAAGGCCAAGGGCGGCATCGGGCTGACCATGTTCGGCGGCTCGACCAATGTCGCTCCCGACTCGCCCTCGGTCTTCGGCCAGATCTACGCCGCCGACGATTCCGTCATCCCGCACTTCCAGGCCCTGGCGGACCGGGTGCACAAGCACGGCGCCGCCATCATGTGCCAGATCACCCATATGGGCCGGCGCACCACCTGGAACGACGGCGAGTGGCTGCCGGTGATCGCGCCTTCGCGGGTGCGCGAGCCGGCCCACCGGGGTTTCCCCAAGGAGATGGACCAGTACGACATCGACCGCACGGTCGCGGCCTATGCCGCTACGGCGCGCCGCGTCAAGGAGGGCGGCCTCGACGGCGTCGAGCTGCTGGCCCACGGCCACCTGCTGGAGCAGTTCTGGTCGCGCCGGGTCAACAAGCGCAGCGACGGCTACGGCGGCTCGCTGGAAAACCGCATGCGCTTCTCGCTCGAGGTGCTGGAGGCGGTGCGCCGCGAGGTCGGCCCGGACTTCGTGGTCGGTATCCGCATGGGCTCCGAGAGCGACCTGGAGGACGACCTGACCCTGGAGGAGAACCTCGACATCGCCGAGAAGATGGAGCAGAGCGGCCTGGTCGACTTCCTCAACATCAACCGCGGCCAGATCGAGAGCGACCAGACGCTCGCCCACATGATGCCCGGCATGTCTGACCCGCTCGGCGTGCACCTGCACGTGCTCAAGCACTTCCGTGGTCGGGTCAAGCTGCCCCTGTTCCACGCCTGCCGGATCATCGACCTGGCCAGCGCGCGCCACGCCGTCGAGGCCGGCCTGCTCGACATGGTCGGCATGACCCGGGCGCACATCGCCGACCCCCACATCGTCAGCAAGCTGATGCGCGGCGAGGAGGAGCGCATCCGGCCCTGCGTCGGCGCCGGCTACTGCCTGGACCGGATCTACGCCGGCGGCGAGGCGCTCTGCATCCACAACGCCGCCACGGGCCGCGAGGCGACCATGCCCCACGTCGTCCCCAGGTCGGACAAGCCGGGCAAGAAGGCCGTCGTTGTCGGCGGCGGCCCCGGCGGCCTGGAGGCGGCCCGGGTGCTCGCCGAGCGCGGCCACGAGGTGGTGCTCTTCGAAGCGGCGAAGGCCCTGGGCGGGCAGGTCAACCTGGCGGCCAAGGCGAGCTGGCGCGGCGACATGGTGGGAATCGTTCAATGGCTCGAGCACGAGCTGGAGCACCTCGGCGTGACCGTCCACACCAACCGCTACGCCGAGGAGGTGGACATCATCGCCGAACGCCCGGATATCGTCATCATGGCCACCGGCGGCCTGCCCGACCCGGTGCTCGATGAGCAGGCCGACCTTGTGCTCTCGGTGGTCGACGTGCTCTCGGGCTCGGTCACGCTCTCGGGCTCGGTCATGGTCTACGACGACAACGGCCAGCACCCCGGCCCCTCCTGCGCCGAGTTCCTCGCCGAGCGCGGCTGCCAGGTCGAGCTGGTGACGCCGGACCGCATGGCGGCGGCGGAGATGGGCACTCTCAGCTTTCCGATCTTCCTGGAGCATCTCTACCAGCACGGCGCGACGCTGACCCCGGACCGCCGATTGGCCGGCGTGGAAAGACAGGACAACAGGCTCAAGGTGACCCTGCGCAACGAATTCACCGGCGCGGAGGAGACTCGCCTGGTCGACCACCTGGTGGTCGAGCACGGGACGATCCCCATGGACGAGGTGTTCCACGGCCTCAAGGAGCAGGCCACGAACCACGGCCATACCGACCAGGCCGCCCTGCTCGACGGCCGGCCCCAACCCGAGGGCGACAACCCCGGCGGGCTGTTTCGGCTGTTCCGCGTCGGCGACGCCGTCGCCAGCCGCAACGTCCACGCCGCGATCTACGACTCGCTGCGGCTGTGCAAGGATCTCTAG
- a CDS encoding response regulator yields the protein MRSNYSHRAATKDAKRLQILLVEDEPQIGKAVELMLKSCRHKTDWVTRGEEAVAHAVNQPYDLILLDVMLPGMDGYEVLQQLRAAGVETPVIIQTGLVRQDEAKLGFSLGVADYLVKPFNRDQLVTRIDLALARTREEPPEEPAAPDPEPEPEPEPAPGRKPVIRLAPRPGRERRESERSSVLQGAVIVYRAATCTMDCVVLNLSDGGAALQPADLPHCPDEFTLRIHMGPSYRCVVCWRYRNKLGVRFV from the coding sequence ATGCGTTCGAACTATTCCCATCGCGCCGCGACCAAAGACGCCAAACGCCTGCAGATTCTCCTGGTCGAGGACGAGCCCCAGATCGGCAAGGCCGTCGAACTGATGCTCAAGAGTTGCAGGCACAAGACCGACTGGGTCACGCGCGGCGAGGAGGCGGTGGCCCATGCCGTCAACCAGCCCTACGACCTGATCTTGCTCGACGTGATGCTGCCGGGGATGGACGGCTACGAGGTGCTTCAGCAGCTCCGCGCCGCGGGTGTCGAGACGCCGGTCATCATCCAGACCGGCCTCGTCCGGCAGGACGAAGCCAAGCTGGGCTTCAGCCTCGGGGTCGCCGACTACCTGGTCAAGCCGTTCAACCGGGACCAGTTGGTGACCCGCATCGACTTGGCTCTGGCGCGAACCCGGGAAGAGCCGCCGGAGGAACCTGCGGCGCCCGATCCAGAACCCGAGCCCGAGCCGGAACCTGCCCCGGGCCGAAAACCCGTGATCCGTCTGGCCCCGCGGCCGGGCCGGGAGCGCCGGGAATCGGAGCGCTCCAGCGTCCTGCAGGGCGCGGTCATCGTCTACCGGGCTGCCACCTGCACCATGGACTGCGTCGTGCTCAACCTCTCGGACGGCGGCGCCGCGCTCCAGCCGGCCGATCTGCCCCACTGCCCCGATGAGTTCACCCTGCGCATCCACATGGGTCCGTCCTACAGATGCGTGGTCTGCTGGCGCTACCGCAACAAGCTGGGCGTTCGCTTCGTCTGA
- the otsB gene encoding trehalose-phosphatase translates to MSGRSIAAVIFDMDGVVVQTAGIHAAAWKAVFDDFLKRQSEGAGTPFVPFDADSDYRLYVDGKPRLDGVRAFLASRAISLPESGSGEPPVPDSVEGLGDRKNRAFLELLEGRGARPYPGTVALIDRLKAAGLKVALISASRNCAAIIEGAGLTGLFDARVDGIDSGRLGLAGKPAPDIFLEAARRLGVAPGEAAVVEDAIAGVEAGRRGGFGFVVGVDRTGHPDDLKANGADVVVSDLALLEPGDLGLGAPGSAPLPSALSAFPDIAACFRGLRPAVFLDYDGTLTPIVDRPDLAILDDAMRRRVEHLAGLCPVAVVSGRGLNDIRTMIGLEGLYYSGSHGFQIAGPGDWTRDYEPVAHIPAVVDSAVAELHERLDGIGGALIEPKRFSVAVHYRLVAQQDLDAVEAATDAVLASRPELKKGGGKKVFELRPDVAWDKGRAVTWLVETMGLSRDETVPIYLGDDTTDEDAFRALRGWGLGVVVLEDSRPTAADYALADPGEVGRFLDALAEEIGR, encoded by the coding sequence ATGTCAGGCCGATCGATCGCGGCGGTAATCTTCGACATGGACGGCGTGGTCGTGCAGACGGCCGGGATCCACGCGGCCGCCTGGAAGGCTGTCTTCGACGACTTCCTGAAACGACAATCCGAAGGCGCGGGAACGCCCTTCGTCCCTTTCGACGCGGACAGCGACTATCGGCTCTACGTCGACGGCAAGCCGCGCCTCGACGGCGTGCGCGCGTTTCTCGCGTCGCGCGCGATCTCCCTGCCGGAGAGCGGTTCCGGCGAGCCGCCGGTACCGGACAGCGTCGAAGGGCTCGGGGACCGCAAGAACCGGGCCTTTCTCGAGTTGCTCGAGGGCCGGGGCGCCCGGCCCTACCCCGGCACGGTCGCGCTGATCGACCGCCTGAAGGCGGCGGGCCTGAAAGTCGCCCTGATCTCGGCCAGCCGGAACTGCGCCGCCATCATCGAGGGCGCCGGACTGACGGGCCTGTTCGACGCGCGGGTCGACGGCATCGACAGCGGCCGCCTCGGCCTCGCCGGCAAGCCCGCACCGGACATATTCCTGGAGGCCGCCCGCCGCCTCGGCGTCGCGCCCGGCGAGGCGGCGGTGGTCGAGGACGCCATCGCGGGCGTCGAGGCGGGACGCCGCGGCGGCTTCGGCTTCGTGGTCGGCGTGGACCGCACGGGCCACCCGGACGACCTGAAGGCGAACGGAGCCGACGTCGTGGTCTCCGATCTCGCTCTTCTGGAACCCGGGGATCTGGGGCTCGGCGCGCCGGGGAGCGCGCCCCTGCCCTCGGCGCTCTCCGCCTTCCCCGATATCGCCGCCTGCTTCAGGGGCCTTCGGCCGGCGGTCTTCCTCGACTACGACGGCACCCTTACGCCGATCGTCGATCGGCCGGACCTCGCCATCCTCGACGACGCGATGCGGCGGCGCGTCGAGCACCTGGCCGGGCTCTGCCCCGTCGCCGTCGTCAGTGGCCGCGGACTGAACGATATCCGCACGATGATCGGCCTGGAGGGTCTCTACTACTCGGGCAGCCACGGCTTTCAGATCGCCGGGCCCGGTGACTGGACCCGCGACTACGAGCCGGTGGCGCACATTCCGGCCGTCGTCGACAGCGCCGTGGCGGAGCTGCACGAGCGACTCGACGGCATCGGCGGCGCGCTGATCGAGCCCAAGCGCTTCTCGGTCGCCGTTCACTACCGCCTCGTGGCGCAGCAGGACCTGGACGCGGTCGAGGCGGCCACGGACGCCGTGCTGGCCAGCCGCCCGGAGCTCAAGAAAGGCGGCGGCAAGAAGGTCTTCGAGCTGCGCCCAGACGTCGCGTGGGACAAGGGTCGCGCCGTGACCTGGCTGGTCGAAACCATGGGCCTCTCGCGCGACGAGACGGTTCCGATCTATCTGGGCGACGACACGACCGACGAGGACGCCTTCCGCGCGCTGCGGGGATGGGGTCTCGGCGTTGTCGTTCTCGAGGACAGCCGCCCCACTGCGGCCGACTATGCGCTTGCCGATCCTGGCGAGGTCGGCCGCTTTCTTGACGCACTGGCGGAGGAGATCGGGCGATGA
- a CDS encoding SLC13 family permease yields the protein MTFEQGIVFAVLGAAMALFAWGRWRFDVVAVLALLALVAAGIVPAAEAFHGFGHPAVITVAAVLIISRSLQDSGVVDNLVRFLAPTRHRTTTQVGAAGALTAAISAFMNNVGALALMLPVALRSAQRAGRSPAKVLMPLSFASLLGGLVTLIGTPPNIIVATFRGDAAGEPFGMFDFTPVGLAVALAGIAYITLIGWRLLPENRHGEAAREGRFRIQAYTTEARVGPSSRLIGRSVRHLERLCENEATVMSIVRGERRRLAPRGIERLRAGDILVLEGDPAALEPLFDDGMLRQLAEHAVKPEEVRSPDVRVVEAVLMPDSPIEGQRMRALRMHDRYGVNLLAVARRDRSPVARLANVRFETGDVLLLQGERETLNQVMDDLGCLPLAERGLRPQNPRRRVVTLSIFVAAVTASAFGWVPIQIAFVAAVAALILAGRIAVRDAYESIEWPVVVLLAALIPVGEALEATGGTALIAGWIVGAAGDLPIWAMLALLVVASMWLSDLIHNSPTAILMAPIAVSVAGALNLSMDPFLMAVAVGSASPYLTPIGHQSNALVMGPGGYRFTDYARMGAPLELLIVAVSVPTIMAVWMP from the coding sequence ATGACTTTTGAGCAGGGCATCGTCTTCGCCGTTCTCGGGGCGGCCATGGCGCTTTTCGCCTGGGGGCGATGGCGATTCGACGTGGTCGCGGTCCTGGCACTGCTGGCGCTGGTTGCCGCAGGCATCGTGCCCGCCGCCGAGGCCTTCCACGGCTTCGGCCACCCGGCGGTGATCACCGTGGCCGCGGTCCTGATCATCAGCCGCTCGCTCCAGGACTCCGGCGTGGTCGACAACCTCGTACGCTTCCTGGCGCCGACCCGGCACCGGACCACCACCCAGGTCGGCGCTGCTGGCGCCCTGACGGCGGCGATCTCGGCCTTCATGAACAACGTCGGGGCGCTGGCGCTCATGCTGCCGGTCGCCCTGCGCTCGGCCCAGCGGGCCGGGCGCTCGCCGGCCAAGGTGCTCATGCCGCTCTCCTTCGCCTCGCTGCTCGGCGGGCTGGTGACCCTGATCGGCACGCCGCCCAACATCATCGTTGCGACCTTCCGCGGCGACGCCGCGGGCGAGCCCTTCGGCATGTTCGACTTCACGCCGGTCGGCCTCGCCGTGGCCTTGGCCGGCATCGCCTACATCACCCTGATCGGCTGGCGGCTGCTGCCGGAGAACCGGCACGGCGAGGCCGCGCGTGAAGGCCGTTTCCGGATCCAGGCCTATACGACCGAGGCGCGGGTCGGCCCGAGCTCCCGGCTGATCGGCCGGAGCGTGCGCCACCTCGAACGGCTGTGCGAGAACGAGGCGACGGTCATGTCCATCGTGCGCGGCGAGCGCCGCCGACTCGCCCCGCGGGGCATCGAACGGCTGCGCGCCGGCGACATCCTGGTGCTGGAAGGTGACCCGGCGGCGCTCGAGCCGCTGTTCGACGACGGCATGCTGCGGCAGCTGGCCGAGCACGCCGTCAAACCAGAGGAGGTCCGCTCACCCGACGTCCGCGTCGTCGAGGCGGTGCTCATGCCCGACTCGCCGATCGAGGGGCAGAGGATGCGGGCGCTCAGGATGCACGACCGCTACGGCGTCAACCTGCTCGCGGTGGCCAGGCGCGACCGCAGTCCCGTGGCGCGCCTGGCCAACGTGCGCTTCGAGACCGGCGACGTGCTGCTGCTGCAGGGCGAGCGGGAGACGCTGAACCAGGTGATGGACGACCTCGGCTGCTTGCCCCTGGCCGAGCGCGGTCTGCGGCCGCAGAACCCGCGCCGCCGGGTGGTCACCCTCTCGATCTTCGTCGCCGCCGTCACCGCGTCGGCCTTCGGCTGGGTGCCGATCCAGATCGCCTTCGTCGCCGCGGTCGCGGCCCTGATCCTGGCCGGGCGCATCGCGGTGCGGGACGCCTACGAGAGCATCGAGTGGCCGGTCGTCGTGCTGCTGGCGGCGCTGATCCCGGTCGGCGAGGCCCTGGAGGCGACCGGCGGCACGGCGCTGATCGCCGGCTGGATCGTCGGCGCCGCCGGCGACCTGCCGATCTGGGCCATGCTCGCGCTCCTGGTCGTCGCCTCCATGTGGCTGTCCGACCTGATCCACAACTCGCCGACGGCGATCCTCATGGCGCCGATCGCCGTCTCGGTCGCCGGAGCGTTGAACCTCTCGATGGACCCCTTCCTGATGGCGGTCGCCGTGGGCAGCGCCTCGCCCTATCTGACGCCGATCGGCCACCAGTCCAATGCCCTGGTCATGGGCCCCGGCGGCTACCGCTTCACCGACTACGCCAGGATGGGCGCGCCGCTCGAGCTGCTGATCGTCGCGGTCTCGGTGCCGACGATCATGGCTGTCTGGATGCCCTGA
- a CDS encoding glycosyl hydrolase family 65 protein, translating into MSEDASWVLTYEGFEPEKERLREALCTLGNGYFCTRGAGPWTSADEIHYPGTYAAGLYNRLPTEIAGREIVNEDLVNLPNWLCLEVRLHDENDWFDLSRVELLDYRQELDLKRGLLIRRIRCRDPQGRETRLNLQQFVHMQRRHLAAVQLSLVPENWAGRIRIRAALDGRVENKGVARYRSLNSKHLEPIESAADSERILLRVRTSQSRVEIVQCARTRVYIDDSECAAAWHPIEESGYVAEELDCEVEAGQRVRVEKTVALCTSRDRGISESGLAARKQLARAAGFARMLAEHAQAWEGLWRRCDIKLVPDSHPQLVLRLHVFHMLQTASPNTIDLDTGVPARGLHGEAYRGHIFWDELFVLPWMTLRLPDVTRSFLLYRFRRLDEARWNAREAGFRGAMFPWQSASDGREETQEIHLNPKSGRWIADRSRLQRHVNAAIAYNVWFYVQATQDRSFLSFYGAEMIFEIARFWASLARFDPKLDRYEIRGVMGPDEYHDGYPGSDEPGLANNAYTNVMVAWVCWRALDTLDMLDEVRRQALRDRLGITAEEIETWDAMSRKMRLFIGDDGVIRQFEGYDELAELDWDDYRQRYGNIQRLDRILEAEGDDPNRYKLSKQADVLMLLYLFSVGELRRLLERLGYPLDDEAIRRNVAYYMPRTSEGSTLSRIVHAWLLARIDRNRSWDVFREALESDISDVQGGTTAEGVHLGAMGGTVDIIQRCYTGLEARDDALFFHPNLPEHMHSVSQRFRYRGHWLDVRVHRDELEIEAAKGPAAPVKIGFDGEIHTLAGGDALRIKIGARPKSQGDD; encoded by the coding sequence ATGAGCGAGGATGCTTCCTGGGTCCTGACCTACGAAGGCTTCGAGCCGGAGAAGGAGCGCCTGCGCGAGGCGCTCTGCACCCTCGGCAACGGCTACTTCTGCACGCGCGGCGCCGGCCCCTGGACGAGCGCCGACGAGATCCACTACCCGGGCACCTACGCCGCCGGCCTCTACAACCGCCTGCCGACCGAGATCGCCGGCCGGGAGATCGTCAACGAGGACCTGGTCAACCTGCCGAACTGGCTCTGCCTCGAGGTACGCCTCCACGACGAGAACGACTGGTTTGACCTCAGCCGGGTCGAGCTCCTCGACTACCGCCAGGAGCTCGACCTGAAACGCGGGCTCCTGATCCGGCGCATCCGCTGCCGGGACCCGCAAGGCCGGGAAACACGCCTCAATCTCCAGCAGTTCGTCCACATGCAGCGGCGTCACCTCGCGGCCGTGCAACTGAGCCTCGTTCCGGAGAACTGGGCCGGCCGGATCCGGATACGCGCCGCGCTCGACGGCAGGGTCGAGAACAAGGGCGTCGCGCGATACCGTTCCCTCAATTCGAAGCACCTCGAGCCGATCGAGAGCGCGGCCGACTCGGAAAGGATCCTGCTTCGCGTGCGCACCTCTCAGTCGCGGGTGGAGATCGTCCAGTGCGCGCGGACCCGGGTCTATATCGACGATTCGGAATGCGCCGCCGCCTGGCATCCGATCGAGGAGTCCGGCTACGTCGCCGAGGAGCTTGACTGCGAGGTCGAGGCCGGCCAACGCGTCCGGGTCGAGAAGACCGTGGCCCTGTGCACGTCGCGCGACCGCGGGATCTCGGAGAGCGGCCTCGCGGCGCGCAAGCAGCTCGCCCGGGCGGCCGGCTTCGCCCGGATGCTGGCCGAACACGCACAGGCCTGGGAAGGCTTGTGGCGCCGCTGCGACATCAAGCTCGTACCGGACTCGCACCCGCAGCTGGTGCTGCGGCTGCACGTCTTCCACATGCTCCAGACGGCCTCGCCGAACACGATCGATCTCGACACCGGGGTTCCGGCCCGGGGCCTGCACGGGGAAGCCTATCGGGGCCACATCTTCTGGGACGAGCTCTTCGTGCTGCCGTGGATGACCCTGCGGCTGCCCGACGTGACCCGCTCGTTCCTGCTCTACCGCTTCCGCCGCCTCGACGAGGCGCGCTGGAACGCGCGGGAAGCCGGGTTCCGCGGCGCCATGTTCCCGTGGCAGAGCGCGAGCGACGGCCGGGAGGAAACCCAGGAGATCCATCTCAATCCCAAATCGGGGCGCTGGATCGCCGACCGCTCGCGTCTGCAGCGCCACGTGAACGCGGCGATCGCCTACAATGTCTGGTTCTACGTCCAGGCGACCCAGGACCGCTCTTTCCTGTCCTTCTACGGCGCCGAGATGATCTTCGAGATCGCCCGCTTCTGGGCGAGCCTGGCGCGTTTCGATCCGAAACTCGACCGCTACGAGATCCGCGGCGTCATGGGCCCCGACGAGTACCACGACGGCTACCCCGGCAGCGACGAGCCGGGCCTCGCGAACAACGCCTATACCAACGTCATGGTCGCCTGGGTCTGCTGGCGCGCGCTCGACACGCTCGACATGTTGGACGAGGTGCGCCGCCAAGCCCTGCGCGACCGGCTGGGAATCACGGCGGAAGAGATCGAGACCTGGGACGCGATGAGCCGGAAGATGCGGCTCTTCATCGGGGACGACGGCGTCATCCGCCAGTTCGAGGGCTACGACGAGCTGGCGGAGCTCGACTGGGACGACTACCGGCAGCGATACGGCAACATCCAACGTCTCGACCGGATCCTGGAAGCCGAAGGCGACGACCCCAACCGCTACAAGCTCTCGAAGCAGGCTGACGTGCTCATGCTGCTCTACCTCTTCTCGGTCGGCGAGCTGCGGCGGCTGCTGGAGCGTCTCGGCTACCCGCTCGATGACGAGGCGATCCGGCGCAACGTGGCCTACTACATGCCGCGCACCTCGGAGGGCTCTACCCTGAGCCGGATCGTCCACGCCTGGCTGCTCGCCCGGATCGACCGCAACCGCTCATGGGACGTGTTCCGCGAGGCGCTCGAGAGCGATATCAGCGACGTCCAGGGCGGAACCACGGCCGAGGGCGTTCACCTGGGCGCCATGGGCGGGACAGTGGACATCATACAACGCTGCTATACCGGCCTCGAGGCGCGGGACGACGCTCTGTTCTTCCATCCCAACCTGCCGGAGCACATGCACTCGGTCAGCCAACGCTTCCGCTATCGCGGCCATTGGCTGGACGTCCGCGTCCATCGCGACGAGCTGGAGATCGAGGCGGCCAAAGGCCCGGCGGCGCCGGTGAAGATCGGCTTCGACGGCGAAATCCATACGCTAGCAGGCGGCGATGCTCTTCGTATCAAGATCGGCGCGAGGCCAAAGAGCCAGGGAGACGATTGA
- a CDS encoding hydroxyacylglutathione hydrolase has protein sequence MIVEQIWTANAYRNFNYLIACPETGEALAIDPLDHKKCLAKAKEKGWEITQILNTHEHGDHIGGNKAMVRATGAKLLAHENAKDKIPGMDRGLGAGDVIKVGKSVELEALDTPGHTMSHVCLLSRTDQPALFCGDTLFNAGAGNCHNGGHPNELYHTFAAQLAKLPDETLIYPGHDYIANNLRFTLDREPDNARAAALLGDVDDQDPDEALVSTLGLEKEINTFFRLHSPSVIARLREAFTDLPDQPDPKTVFLKLRELRNSW, from the coding sequence GTGATCGTCGAGCAGATCTGGACCGCCAACGCCTATCGCAACTTCAACTACCTAATCGCCTGCCCGGAGACCGGCGAGGCGCTGGCGATCGACCCCTTGGATCACAAGAAGTGCCTGGCCAAGGCCAAGGAGAAGGGCTGGGAGATCACCCAGATCCTCAACACCCACGAGCACGGCGACCATATCGGCGGCAACAAAGCCATGGTGAGGGCGACCGGCGCCAAGCTGCTGGCCCACGAGAACGCCAAGGACAAGATCCCGGGCATGGACCGGGGCCTGGGCGCCGGCGACGTCATCAAGGTCGGCAAGTCGGTCGAGCTGGAGGCCCTCGACACGCCGGGCCACACCATGAGCCACGTCTGCCTCTTGTCCCGCACCGACCAGCCGGCGCTGTTCTGCGGCGACACGCTGTTCAACGCCGGCGCCGGCAACTGCCACAACGGCGGCCACCCCAACGAGCTCTACCACACCTTCGCGGCCCAGCTCGCCAAGCTGCCCGACGAGACGCTGATCTATCCGGGCCACGACTACATCGCCAACAACCTGCGCTTCACCCTCGACCGGGAGCCGGACAACGCCAGGGCGGCAGCGCTGCTCGGCGACGTGGACGACCAGGACCCGGACGAGGCGCTGGTCTCGACTCTCGGCCTCGAGAAAGAGATCAACACCTTCTTCCGGCTGCACAGCCCCAGCGTGATCGCGCGCCTGCGCGAGGCCTTCACGGACCTGCCGGACCAGCCCGACCCCAAGACGGTCTTCCTCAAGCTGCGCGAACTGCGCAACAGCTGGTGA